In Micromonospora purpureochromogenes, a single window of DNA contains:
- a CDS encoding S8 family serine peptidase — protein MLRSIMAALALAVAAGTVPLAAPAPARAADTVRGLQWYLDALKIPQAHKVTKGRGVVVAVLDTGVEPEVPDLRGQVLPGYATGADGSAKGWGTDDDIAHGTAMAGIIAGRGGGKMRQLGIAPEARILPISIGTRLQADDIAKGIRWAVDHGADVINISMGTKEAAKPEEVAAVGYALEKNVVVVASAGNVHQGYVGVASPADIPGVIAVTGLGRNGSFFGDSVRGPESVLAAPQEEVIGPLPTSVSDNGYGVSSGTSESGAIVSGVAALVRARYPDLDVANVVNRLIRTAQDRGPAGRDDEYGFGAVDPVAALTRSVPNVSSNPLLAGAPAGGDAENGSQPLPERSKDDGPIVSFGVKNGTGALIQGALCLLVPIAVAILVIVLVRRSRRRPAAPPAGPGFPPPSGHPVPAGHAVAPGTVPGARGPYPPAAPHGVPGQVPPGAYGPPGAAPHVAPWPHPGATPPPPPAPPGSGVHHQ, from the coding sequence GTGCTGCGGTCCATTATGGCCGCGCTGGCCCTGGCGGTCGCCGCCGGAACGGTTCCACTGGCAGCGCCGGCCCCGGCCCGCGCCGCCGACACGGTACGCGGCCTCCAGTGGTACCTCGACGCGCTGAAGATCCCGCAGGCCCACAAGGTCACCAAGGGGCGCGGCGTGGTCGTCGCCGTCCTCGACACCGGGGTCGAACCCGAGGTCCCCGACCTGCGCGGCCAGGTTCTCCCCGGCTACGCCACCGGCGCGGACGGGTCCGCGAAGGGCTGGGGCACCGACGACGACATCGCGCACGGCACGGCCATGGCGGGCATCATCGCCGGGCGTGGCGGGGGGAAGATGCGCCAACTCGGCATCGCTCCCGAGGCCAGGATCCTGCCCATCTCCATCGGTACCCGGCTCCAGGCCGATGACATCGCGAAGGGCATCCGCTGGGCGGTGGACCACGGCGCCGATGTGATCAACATTTCGATGGGCACCAAGGAAGCCGCGAAGCCGGAAGAGGTCGCGGCCGTCGGGTACGCCCTCGAGAAGAACGTCGTGGTCGTCGCCTCCGCCGGCAACGTCCACCAGGGCTACGTCGGCGTCGCCTCGCCGGCGGACATCCCCGGAGTGATCGCGGTGACCGGGCTGGGCAGGAACGGCTCGTTCTTCGGAGACAGCGTGCGGGGCCCGGAGTCCGTGCTGGCCGCGCCGCAGGAAGAAGTCATCGGACCGCTGCCCACCTCGGTGTCCGACAACGGCTACGGCGTCAGCAGCGGCACCAGCGAGTCGGGCGCGATCGTCTCCGGGGTGGCGGCGCTGGTCCGGGCGAGGTACCCGGACCTGGACGTGGCCAACGTGGTGAACCGGCTCATCCGCACCGCCCAGGACCGCGGCCCCGCCGGCCGGGACGACGAGTACGGGTTCGGGGCGGTGGACCCGGTGGCGGCGCTGACCCGCTCGGTGCCGAACGTGTCGAGCAACCCGCTGCTGGCCGGCGCGCCCGCCGGAGGTGACGCCGAGAACGGGTCGCAACCCCTGCCGGAGCGGTCGAAGGACGACGGCCCGATCGTGTCGTTCGGCGTGAAGAACGGCACCGGTGCGCTGATCCAGGGCGCGCTCTGCCTGCTGGTGCCGATCGCGGTGGCGATCCTGGTGATCGTGCTGGTGCGCCGATCCCGCCGCCGCCCGGCCGCCCCGCCGGCCGGTCCCGGCTTCCCGCCGCCGTCCGGCCATCCCGTTCCCGCTGGCCACGCCGTGGCGCCGGGCACCGTCCCGGGCGCCCGTGGCCCGTACCCGCCCGCAGCCCCGCACGGCGTGCCCGGCCAGGTGCCGCCGGGTGCCTACGGTCCGCCCGGTGCGGCACCCCACGTTGCCCCGTGGCCGCACCCGGGGGCGACGCCCCCACCGCCGCCGGCCCCGCCGGGCTCCGGCGTGCACCACCAGTAA
- a CDS encoding WXG100 family type VII secretion target, translated as MSIKVDYAVLESANQQMQSISKTIDEKLDTLRSMLSKLQWDGQDRAAYEQHQAQWDTAVRDINRVLNEIGGAVGVARENYVSTEMSNSKVWG; from the coding sequence ATGAGCATCAAGGTTGACTACGCAGTTCTCGAGAGCGCCAACCAGCAGATGCAGTCCATCTCGAAGACCATCGACGAGAAGCTGGACACGCTGCGGTCGATGCTGTCGAAGCTCCAGTGGGACGGCCAGGACCGGGCCGCCTACGAGCAGCACCAGGCGCAGTGGGACACCGCTGTGCGCGACATCAACCGCGTCCTGAACGAGATCGGCGGTGCGGTCGGCGTGGCGCGCGAGAACTACGTCTCCACCGAGATGAGCAACTCCAAGGTGTGGGGCTGA
- a CDS encoding WXG100 family type VII secretion target yields the protein MAFEVEAATLHTAASDVRSTRSEVDGELKKLWNVVDDLAIAWKGQASTGFQSLMNRWNEDTVKLLTAMDNIADLLDKSGTTHQVNDEEQQQMLDKFHSALNP from the coding sequence ATGGCGTTCGAGGTCGAAGCAGCGACTCTGCATACCGCCGCGAGTGACGTGCGGTCCACGCGCAGCGAGGTCGACGGCGAGCTGAAGAAGCTGTGGAACGTGGTCGACGACCTGGCCATCGCCTGGAAGGGACAGGCGTCCACTGGCTTCCAGTCGCTGATGAACCGCTGGAACGAGGACACGGTCAAGCTGCTGACGGCGATGGACAACATCGCTGACCTGCTCGACAAGTCGGGTACGACGCACCAGGTCAACGACGAAGAGCAGCAGCAGATGCTGGACAAGTTCCACTCTGCTCTCAACCCGTGA